From a region of the Eulemur rufifrons isolate Redbay chromosome 7, OSU_ERuf_1, whole genome shotgun sequence genome:
- the TFF2 gene encoding trefoil factor 2, protein MGPRGAQLLAALLVLGLCALAGGEKPSACQCSRVSPKNRKNCGFSGITSDQCFDGGCCFDSSVSGVPWCYYPLPKEENEQCVMEVPARVNCGYPGISREQCLSRQCCFDDLVFQVPWCFYPKPLEDSFDNVLRFEHVWGRSRQHVMATTIPAVGRPLHGRFLMWLLEGALAP, encoded by the exons ATGGGACCTCGTGGCGCCCAGCTCCTGGCCGCGCTCCTCGTCCTGGGGCTGTGCGCCCTGGCGGGGGGCGAGAAACCGT CCGCCTGTCAGTGCTCAAGGGTGAGCCCCAAGAACAGGAAGAACTGCGGCTTCTCGGGCATCACCAGCGACCAGTGCTTTGATGGCGGATGCTGCTTTGACTCCAGTGTCTCAGGGGTTCCTTGGTGTTATTACCCCCTCCCAAAGGAAG AGAATGAGCAGTGCGTCATGGAAGTCCCAGCCCGCGTGAACTGTGGCTACCCGGGCATCAGCCGCGAGCAGTGCCTCTCTCGGCAGTGCTGCTTCGATGACCTTGTCTTCCAAGTGCCCTGGTGCTTCTACCCGAAGCCTCTGGAAG ACAGCTTTGATAACGTGCTAAGATTTGAGCACGTCTGGGGCAGAAGTCGACAGCACGTCATGGCAACAACGATACCAGCCGTGGGGAGGCCCCTGCATGGAAGATTCCTCATGTGGCTGCTTGAAGGGGCCCTGGCACCCTGA